The following coding sequences are from one Ooceraea biroi isolate clonal line C1 chromosome 5, Obir_v5.4, whole genome shotgun sequence window:
- the LOC105287635 gene encoding juvenile hormone acid O-methyltransferase-like, with protein MDMVDEYVDASSMQHRDAQDVLEEFSYELSKMRGRCIDIGCGPGDITEEMLRMLPHDAKVVGADISQTMVNYARQKHSDEKRLSYVVLDIETSELPSDQVEQYDNAVSFYCLHWCNDLWRAFQNTYKLLRPNGKALVMFLGYHFGFKAYLQLKQNPRYQPYLQDACRYVPYFQRFKCKDARASLRKMLEDIGFDVLHCSKREKSFKYSKQSLKNHMVAVNPFIPRMPDEIKNEFIDMLLREVIANGDTVMSKNASISLEDEQSEHIVLRYYLLIAYVQKPQLIS; from the exons ATGGACATGGTCGATGAGTACGTCGACGCGAGTAGCATGCAGCATCGGGACGCGCAGGACGTCCTCGAGGAGTTTAGCTACGAGCTGTCAAAGATGCGCGGCAGATGCATCGATATCGGTTGCGGTCCTGGAGACATTACCGAGGAGATGTTGCGCATGCTGCCACATGACGCGAAGGTGGTAG GTGCGGACATTTCGCAAACGATGGTCAACTACGCCCGTCAAAAGCATTCGGACGAAAAGCGATTGTCTTACGTCGTCCTGGACATCGAGACGTCCGAGTTGCCGAGCGACCAGGTTGAGCAATATGACAACGCCGTTAGCTTCTACTGCTTGCACTGGTGCAATGATTTATG GCGCGCCTTCCAGAACACTTACAAGCTACTGCGGCCGAATGGAAAAGCGCTCGTCATGTTCCTCGGATATCATTTCGGATTTAAAGCGTACCTGCAACTCAAGCAGAATCCGCGATACCAGCCTTATCTCCAG GATGCATGCCGTTACGTACCGTATTTCCAAAGGTTTAAGTGCAAAGACGCGAGAGCGAGTCTGCGGAAGATGCTGGAGGACATTGGCTTTGACGTATTGCATTgcagcaagagagagaaaagcttCAAATATAGCAAGCAGAGTCTGAAAA ATCACATGGTCGCTGTAAATCCGTTTATCCCGCGGATGCCCGATGAGATAAAAAACGAATTCATAGACATGCTTCTACGTGAAGTGATAGCAAACGGGGATACGGTAATGAGCAAGAATGCCTCGATCTCGCTAGAGGACGAGCAATCAGAACACATCGTATTGAGATATTATCTTCTGATAGCGTATGTGCAAAAACCGCAATTAATTTCCTGA